In Cryptomeria japonica chromosome 10, Sugi_1.0, whole genome shotgun sequence, a genomic segment contains:
- the LOC131072251 gene encoding probable metal-nicotianamine transporter YSL6 isoform X1 yields the protein MEMDALNQSTLEIEGSKTRGVDNCDEMETEEQVEELYSSTPVPKWTHQLTIRGLIVSGIIGTVFAVTIHKLMFTVGVIPILNISAGLFGYFFIRLWTSLLSSLGIHSKPFTRQENTVIQTCVVSCASITFSGGYGLYLTGMDEQTYKVVGREYPGNRAEDVKNPALGWIFAFLFAISFQGIFVLVPLRKIMIIVCKLTYPSGTATATLINSFHTPKGSILARKQISCLLKCFSISFLWSMFKWFFSGGGEAICGFDNFPSLGMTAFTNTFYFDFSLPLIGSGMICPLIVDCSVMFGAIISWGVMWPLIHKRAGEWYPADSGSKNFQGLFGYQVFFSVAMILGDGLYNFVKIWVLTIKSIYSVRKNLNNHNRGSAGYNEDLSPEEKKRNYVFLKDTIPLWVAASAYVFFSIMATIVVPIIFPSLSWYHILTCFIGAPILAFCNAYGAGVTDWNWETAYGNLGLFIFAAWVGKEEGGVIAGLAACGVMLNIVGSASDLMQDFRTGYLTLSSPRSMFVSQLAGAAMGCIIGPLTFWLLWQAYDIGDPNGLYRAPFAVIYREMAITGVQGVSSLPKYCLSFSCALFAISILISFARDILPNRVARMLPIPMAMAIPFYLGAYLAIDMFVGGLIVYVWNRLNASKAKIFVPAVASGFICGDGVWVIPASILALAKITPPLCMMFVSSKQAPSLQD from the exons atggaaatggatgctctgaaCCAATCAACTCTTGAAATTGAGGGTTCTAAAACCAGAGGAGTTGATAATTGTGATGAGATGGAAACAGAGGAGCAGGTGGAAGAGCTGTATTCATCAACTCCTGTTCCCAAATGGACCCATCAGCTCACCATTCGTGGGTTAATTGTAAGTGGGATAATTGGTACAGTATTTGCTGTAACAATTCACAAATTGATGTTCACAGTAGGGGTGATTCCAATCTTAAATATATCAGCTGGTCTGTTTGGATATTTCTTCATCAGGCTCTGGACATCCTTGCTGTCCAGCCTTGGAATTCACAGCAAGCCATTCACTAGACAGGAAAATACTGTTATACAGACATGTGTGGTCTCATGTGCTAGTATTACATTCAGTG GGGGATATGGGCTTTACTTGACTGGCATGGATGAGCAAACCTATAAAGTGGTTGGGAGGGAGTATCCTGGAAATAGGGCTGAGGATGTCAAAAATCCAGCATTGGGTTGGATTTTTGCTTTCCTATTTGCTATCAGCTTCCAGGGTATCTTTGTGCTGGTTCCTCTGAGAAAG ATCATGATTATAGTGTGCAAACTTACATATCCAAGTGGTACTGCCACAGCCACACTGATCAATAGTTTCCATACTCCCAAGGGCTCTATTTTAGCCAG GAAACAGATCAGTTGTCTATTGAAGTGCTTTAGCATCAGCTTTCTATGGAGCATGTTCAAGTGGTTCTTCAGTGGAGGTGGAGAAGCTATTTGTGGATTTGACAACTTTCCTAGTCTTGGAATGACAGCATTCACAAACAC CTTCTATTTTGATTTCTCATTACCACTTATTGGAAGTGGTATGATATGCCCACTTATAGTAGACTGCTCTGTTATGTTTGGTGCAATTATCTCCTGGGGTGTTATGTGGCCTCTAATCCACAAGCGTGCAGGAGAATGGTACCCTGCAGACTCTGGAAGCAAGAATTTCCAGGGCTTGTTTGGATATCAG GTTTTCTTTTCAGTTGCCATGATTCTTGGGGACGGGCTCTACAACTTTGTGAAGATTTGGGTActtaccatcaaatctatatatAGTGTACGAAAAAACCTAAATAATCACAATAGAG GTAGTGCTGGTTATAATGAAGACCTTTCACCAGAGGAGAAGAAAAGGAATTATGTATTTTTGAAGGACACAATCCCTCTCTGGGTGGCTGCAAGTGCCTACGTGTTCTTCTCTATTATGGCAACAATAGTAGTACCCATCATCTTCCCTTCCCTATCCTGGTACCATATATTAACCTGCTTTATAGGAGCCCCAATTCTTGCTTTCTGCAATGCATATGGTGCAGGGGTAACAGATTGGAACTGGGAAACAGCATATGGGAATTTGGGCTTGTTTATCTTTGCAGCTTGGGTAGGGAAAGAGGAAGGGGGAGTTATTGCAGGATTGGCAGCCTGTGGTGTGATGCTCAACATAGTTGGAAGTGCCTCTGATTTGATGCAGGATTTCAGGACTGGTTACCTCACACTCTCATCTCCAAGATCAATGTTTGTAAGTCAGTTGGCAGGGGCTGCAATGGGTTGCATAATAGGTCCTCTCACTTTCTGGCTACTTTGGCAGGCCTATGACATTGGTGATCCCAATGGGCTCTATAGAGCACCATTTGCTGTGATTTATAGAGAGATGGCCATAACTGGTGTGCAAGGTGTTTCTTCGTTGCCCAAATACTGCTTGTCATTCAGTTGTGCTCTCTTTGCAATCTCCATTCTCATAAGCTTTGCTCGTGATATTCTTCCCAATAGGGTAGCAAGAATGTTACCCATTCCTATGGCTATGGCCATCCCCTTCTACTTAGGAGCATACTTGGCTATTGATATGTTTGTTGGAGGTCTAATAGTATATGTTTGGAATAGGTTAAATGCAAGTAAGGCAAAGATATTTGTACCTGCAGTGGCATCAGGATTTATATGTGGAGATGGAGTATGGGTCATTCCTGCTTCAATTTTGGCTCTTGCCAAAATCACTCCTCCTCTTTGCATGATGTTTGTTTCGTCCAAGCAAGCTCCATCTCTTCAAGACTAA
- the LOC131072251 gene encoding probable metal-nicotianamine transporter YSL6 isoform X2 has protein sequence MIIVCKLTYPSGTATATLINSFHTPKGSILARKQISCLLKCFSISFLWSMFKWFFSGGGEAICGFDNFPSLGMTAFTNTFYFDFSLPLIGSGMICPLIVDCSVMFGAIISWGVMWPLIHKRAGEWYPADSGSKNFQGLFGYQVFFSVAMILGDGLYNFVKIWVLTIKSIYSVRKNLNNHNRGSAGYNEDLSPEEKKRNYVFLKDTIPLWVAASAYVFFSIMATIVVPIIFPSLSWYHILTCFIGAPILAFCNAYGAGVTDWNWETAYGNLGLFIFAAWVGKEEGGVIAGLAACGVMLNIVGSASDLMQDFRTGYLTLSSPRSMFVSQLAGAAMGCIIGPLTFWLLWQAYDIGDPNGLYRAPFAVIYREMAITGVQGVSSLPKYCLSFSCALFAISILISFARDILPNRVARMLPIPMAMAIPFYLGAYLAIDMFVGGLIVYVWNRLNASKAKIFVPAVASGFICGDGVWVIPASILALAKITPPLCMMFVSSKQAPSLQD, from the exons ATGATTATAGTGTGCAAACTTACATATCCAAGTGGTACTGCCACAGCCACACTGATCAATAGTTTCCATACTCCCAAGGGCTCTATTTTAGCCAG GAAACAGATCAGTTGTCTATTGAAGTGCTTTAGCATCAGCTTTCTATGGAGCATGTTCAAGTGGTTCTTCAGTGGAGGTGGAGAAGCTATTTGTGGATTTGACAACTTTCCTAGTCTTGGAATGACAGCATTCACAAACAC CTTCTATTTTGATTTCTCATTACCACTTATTGGAAGTGGTATGATATGCCCACTTATAGTAGACTGCTCTGTTATGTTTGGTGCAATTATCTCCTGGGGTGTTATGTGGCCTCTAATCCACAAGCGTGCAGGAGAATGGTACCCTGCAGACTCTGGAAGCAAGAATTTCCAGGGCTTGTTTGGATATCAG GTTTTCTTTTCAGTTGCCATGATTCTTGGGGACGGGCTCTACAACTTTGTGAAGATTTGGGTActtaccatcaaatctatatatAGTGTACGAAAAAACCTAAATAATCACAATAGAG GTAGTGCTGGTTATAATGAAGACCTTTCACCAGAGGAGAAGAAAAGGAATTATGTATTTTTGAAGGACACAATCCCTCTCTGGGTGGCTGCAAGTGCCTACGTGTTCTTCTCTATTATGGCAACAATAGTAGTACCCATCATCTTCCCTTCCCTATCCTGGTACCATATATTAACCTGCTTTATAGGAGCCCCAATTCTTGCTTTCTGCAATGCATATGGTGCAGGGGTAACAGATTGGAACTGGGAAACAGCATATGGGAATTTGGGCTTGTTTATCTTTGCAGCTTGGGTAGGGAAAGAGGAAGGGGGAGTTATTGCAGGATTGGCAGCCTGTGGTGTGATGCTCAACATAGTTGGAAGTGCCTCTGATTTGATGCAGGATTTCAGGACTGGTTACCTCACACTCTCATCTCCAAGATCAATGTTTGTAAGTCAGTTGGCAGGGGCTGCAATGGGTTGCATAATAGGTCCTCTCACTTTCTGGCTACTTTGGCAGGCCTATGACATTGGTGATCCCAATGGGCTCTATAGAGCACCATTTGCTGTGATTTATAGAGAGATGGCCATAACTGGTGTGCAAGGTGTTTCTTCGTTGCCCAAATACTGCTTGTCATTCAGTTGTGCTCTCTTTGCAATCTCCATTCTCATAAGCTTTGCTCGTGATATTCTTCCCAATAGGGTAGCAAGAATGTTACCCATTCCTATGGCTATGGCCATCCCCTTCTACTTAGGAGCATACTTGGCTATTGATATGTTTGTTGGAGGTCTAATAGTATATGTTTGGAATAGGTTAAATGCAAGTAAGGCAAAGATATTTGTACCTGCAGTGGCATCAGGATTTATATGTGGAGATGGAGTATGGGTCATTCCTGCTTCAATTTTGGCTCTTGCCAAAATCACTCCTCCTCTTTGCATGATGTTTGTTTCGTCCAAGCAAGCTCCATCTCTTCAAGACTAA